The genomic DNA ttttattctatttaactttatatatatatatatatatatatatttattattaaagattattcatttatttattttcaaatcggAGAAATTCataataagaaaaacaaaataagaagCCTAATAATTTCCAAAAAAGGCAGAACATTTCGCCTCAAACTCATCATCTCTGATAgagatttcaattttatccccAAAATCtggcattttcttttctgcttGATTCccaaaaaaggaagaaaaagaaaatctagcCGATCCGCTTTTATCTTCAGAAATTCAATTTTGGGTAATGCTTTGAATTTTTGAAGCTCGCATCGCACcagatttatttatataatctttAATTAATGTTTAAATTTTGAATGTAATTTTGATgtacatttatatattgggTCTGTTGGGTGCTCCTGTCTTCTGTTCTGATGATTCGTCAACTGTGAAAAACCCTAGGCGGAATCCTCTCCTGTACCTGCCGATCAGCTTTCCCGCCGCCCGATTGCATACCTtggttgctgctgctgctgctacgGTTGACGAAGATGGACGATTCCTGTGCCGTGTGCGCGGAGACGCTGGAATGGGTTGCCTACGGAGCTTGCGGCCACCGGGACGTGTGCTCCACCTGCGTCGCCCGCCTCCGCTTCATCTGCAACGACAGAAACTGCTGCATCTGCAAGACCGAGAACCCCGTCGTATTCGTCACCAAGGTTAGGATCCATCGCCCACCTCTCTGGTTTGGTCGTGTGATCGGAGAATGCTCCAATCTTCGCCCAGTCGACCTGTGCTGAACATTGTGATTGTGAACCTGCTCGTTTGATCTAGCCGCAAAAATTAGCCTCTTTTAAAGTCTTTTCATCGTTGGGTTACAATTACATTACTGTTAGGAGATGTTAACTGGTGAATCCAAGCTCAATTTCTTGCATCGTTGGCTGTGGCATCTTCGGGGTTGCAATGTACTTTTACGGATTGAATACCACTGAACTGGAAAAGATGCTGTAGTTTATAACAGTACCGGGCTTAAGTTGGCGGAGATTTGTTTGTGGGTTGCCGTGATTTCTGGCTTCGAAATAGTTCAAGGCAGATATATGAACTTCGGAGTGGATTAATGCATGAAACTGTTTTGCTGgtaatttttttgttggcTTGACTTGCAAATCTGTTGCTGTTGCGACCCCTGTTCAGGCTTTGGGAGATTATACAAGGATGATTAATGACTTCTCACTCTTGCCATCTGAACCAAGAGAGGGTCGGCTGGGGTCGTATTGGTATCATGAAGACACGCAAGCTTTTTTTGATGACGCCGAGCATTATAGGATGATCAAAGCAATGTGCAAGCTGTCTTGTAGTGTATGTGACAATGCAGAGGATAAATCAAGTGATGCTCCCAAGCGCCGGCAGAGGTTTCGGAACATTGAACAGCTCAAAGGTCATATATACCACCAGCATAAGCTGCTTATGTGCAGTCTATGCCTTGAAGGGCGGAAGGTAAGTTACATGAGCGGCGTCACGCTTGATACCCAGGGATATGGTTGTGTAAATATGCACTATCCTTTGAAGACTCTGCTTCTCTTTTCCTGACGACTCTCATTGCATCATGGGTTGCAGGTATTTATCTGTGAACAAAAGCTTTATACTCGGGCGCAATTGAACCAGCATATTAATACCGGTGACTCTGTTGTGGATGGGAGTGAGAGTGAAAGGGGTGGATTTGCGGGGCATCCGATGTGCGAGTTCTGCAAAACCCCATTCTATGGTGATAACGAGCTTTACACTCATATGTCTACCGAACACTACACTTGTTTTATATGTCAAAGGTAAATGTAGACTGATTAGTAGGACTTGGCAAGTTTGGTTAGAATTTTTACTGGGTTGTGACATACTTTAATGCTATGTGCAGGCAACATCCAGGACAATatgaatatttcaaaaattatgatGACCTAGAGGCAAGATAACTATCTTCCATGCTTCCTATGTTCcacttaatttcaatttcactATTACTTCTTATTACATGTGGGAGAACTCAAACTTTTtctgtttatttttaaatttttaattttattttgatttctttttcagaTCCACTTCCGCAATGAACACGTCCTGTGTGAGGACGAGGGATGTCTTGCAAAAAAGTTCATAGTTTTCCAATCCGAGGCAGAAATGAAGGTATGGGGTAAAAGTTGTGGAACATTTCTCAAGGAGATGGTCATTTATGTGCATGCCCAATTTGTTTTAATCTTATATCATCTGCCTTGTTTGCACTATGACTTTTATATAACACCTGCACGGGGTCATTGTTTGTATGGTTGACTGAGTTGTTACGCAATTTTCAGCGGCATAATACCTTGGAACATGGTGGTCGTATGTCTAGGGCAAAGCGCAATGCTGCTCTTCAGGTACGTGGAATTTGTCTTTCTTGCCCATTGAGTAATTAAATGAGTCAACCAATAGTTGCTGAAACATTGCCTGGAACTAGCAGCAGTCTTTCTACATCATCGGGGGAATAAAAATTCCATACTTAAGTTGTTTATTGGGCATCATATTCTAGTAATGCTTCCTTCTCAGTTCTCCCTACTTATTCGGTTTAAATATTTTCCCTTCTTTGCATACAGATTCCAACCAGCTTCCGGTACAGAAGTAGCGAACAAGATCGACGACGTGGAAGAGGGCGGACTTTTCGTCGGGACTTTGCAGAAGATCAGATCTCTGCTGCCATTCAAGCCAGTTTAGAGTATGCAAATGCTGATTCCGCTCGCCCTAGCGGATCATCTTCCAGTGCACAGATAATGCCCGATCCTGCTGCTGAAACCGATGATATTGATCCGATCGTTCAGCCTTTTGAGTCCCTAACCACAGCGGAGTCTGAGCAACCTTCAAGGTACCTCCAAGCACTGGGGCAGAGCTATAGGAATGCCCCACTTCGAGAAGCCGCATTTCCTCCACTCATGGGTTCCTGCAGCAGCAACCAAGTACCTAAACGAGAATCTGAAGGAATGCGTAATACAATGGCGGACCATCTCCGTCGTCAAAACAACAGGAATGTTAATGCTGCTAGGACATGGAACACAACGGGACATCCTACGGCCTCTAACACTACTACTTCGTTGCCATCAACAAATACTTCCTCAGCTCCTCTGGGTATGGGCAGTGGGTACACTTCTTCCAGTTATGCAAGTTTGGCGAAAGGTCAGGCTCTGGGtcgagcagcagcagcagcagccctACGAGTTAAATCTGGCAGCCCTTCAAGGAGCTCCGACAGCAGGAGTAGAATCGGCCACTCTGCATCAGCACCTAATCTTGCTGAGAAGGAAGTGGTAGAGACTACATCTAATTTTCCACCAATTTCTGCAGCTGTACCAAAGAGAAACCAAACAGTGTCCCTACCCAAAGTGGAGGATGTTCAAGCTGCAAACAAGTCTTTGGTGGAAAAGATACGGGCTGCCCTCGATGATGACCAAGAGAAATACACTGTCTTCAAAGAAATCTCTGGACACTATCGTCAGGGTTCAATTGATACGGAGATGTATCTTGATTATGTCCGGCATTTTGGTTTGTCCCATTTGATTCTCGATTTAGCCAGGCTATGTCCTGATCCTGAGAAACAGAAAGAGCTCCTCGACACCTATAACTCTGGTGTGAGAAAGAACGGTCCACAAGAGAATGGATGGGGCCAAGGCagcggcagcagcagcagcagttcTAAGAAAGGCAAAGGAAAGCAAGCTGATGCTTCTGGCAGTAAACGAAATACATTAGCTGAAGGCATTATGGATACTGTTAAGGATCTGCAATCGAACTACAAATCAGCAGAGCAGGAGGTTGAGGTCTTGACAAAGGATGGGTATCGACCCCCCAGAGGCAAGTCAAAAGCAACATTGGACGATGAATGGCCGGTTTCAGGTCAAGGCCAATCGTCAAAGCCTGGCAAGCAAACAGAAGATCAATCTGCTGGTGGTGGAGCGAACCAAAGTCTCACGGACAGAGGTGGAGGGAGTAAGCAGAAGAAAACCTCAAAGTTCCACAGGGTCCGCTTGGGTGAAGGCTCCACAGCCTCAATTCTGGACCTCAGGAATTCTGACCCCGACCCTGATCCAGATCCAGCGGATAACAGATCAGATGGTAATGGTAACTCCTCTGCAGCGCTGCCTTTACATGGAGTTTGGCGAAGAGGTGGAGGCCACAATCTCTTTTAGTCAAAATATGGTGTAATTCAGCTTTATAAAGATTATTGCTTGTGATATATTTTTGGCAAGGGGATCTTGAGCTATTCTCAGAACCGGATTTTAAGCTGGAGTGTCAAGTTGCAGAGGCCTGTCACTGGTGGGGGGCTCAGCGAACAAATTTTGCAGAGCTCAGTTGACAGGTGCTGCCCTAGAGTTGGCTTATTCATCCATTCGAGTAGGCTGGATTTTGTCAGGAAATGTTAACATTGCACAGGGTATCATTATTTCGAAGAGAGAAGTGCAAGCTTTTTAGCTTTTCTTGGTTAAGAATGACAAACTGTTGGGTTGACAGTTTGGGTTGTGTTAAGGGTACGAACTGTGTCTCCCTAGTTCATCGTTTTTTGTGACATCGGACAGGGAAGTGATGCACTGAGTATTTGTTCACATTTACAAACGTTAAAACATTGTATTACGTAATAAAATGTGCAGCGTTCTTCCTTTAAACTCTcagggcctgtttggtttcaagatagtattttaaaatcacaattctaatttaactctatccactacaaaacaaaataactcatacaaagtcaaagagtggaccccatttataccactttttttcacaacaaaacaacataacacatacaaagtcaaaggtgggtcccatttataccactcaaaatcaaaatctgattttaaaattttactatgaaaccaaacgcaaccacAATATCTCGTCCACTGCCTTATTTGCACAAACAGGCAGGAATATGAATCCTGTCATCGGAAGAATAGAATTAATCTCTTATGTCAATTCAACGAAACAAGGACTTTAGGAGCGCAGGACTGTCATTGCCAAGCAATTACTCTTGTGATCACCAGTACtagaaaaaatgaatatataaaatcCGCTATATGCAGGAAGGGAAAAAACGAATATATGTTCCTGGATGAACTTATCCAAGTTCGGTCAATTACATATAGATAAATCAATGAAATAACAGATCCATAGAGGTCCATGTTTGATTTCTATCGAACCAAAATATGAAAAGATGGATACAGAAAATGACTTGCATTTACAGAGATCAGCATCAAGGGTTCCGTACATCTTGGAAACCGAAGGTCTTTTCACTGCTGTAACACATATAGAGGAACCCATCTTCGTCCTTGAATGATTCGTATACTGATTCCATCAAACTCGCTGCATATCAAAGAGAGATGCGTAAATCTAGAAGGTTCATATATCATTACAGAAAAAAGTTCAATACTCTACTTCTCATGGCAGCTTCTACCTGTTTGTGGTAAAGTGTTTTTTACGAAAACAAAGAGCGCTTTTCCCGGAGCCAGACGGAGTCTGCCACTTAGGATATGTATAAATTGCCCCACAGACATGTCCCGTGGAACCAAGAATCTACCAGAAAGAAAATCAGAACGATCAATATATAAGACAAGGATAAACCTGGTAAATGCTACCAAGAATTTAATCTGTAACTGACATGCGTCACATCCTTACATAAAATTGCTGTT from Punica granatum isolate Tunisia-2019 chromosome 2, ASM765513v2, whole genome shotgun sequence includes the following:
- the LOC116195714 gene encoding E3 ubiquitin-protein ligase ZNF598 — its product is MDDSCAVCAETLEWVAYGACGHRDVCSTCVARLRFICNDRNCCICKTENPVVFVTKALGDYTRMINDFSLLPSEPREGRLGSYWYHEDTQAFFDDAEHYRMIKAMCKLSCSVCDNAEDKSSDAPKRRQRFRNIEQLKGHIYHQHKLLMCSLCLEGRKVFICEQKLYTRAQLNQHINTGDSVVDGSESERGGFAGHPMCEFCKTPFYGDNELYTHMSTEHYTCFICQRQHPGQYEYFKNYDDLEIHFRNEHVLCEDEGCLAKKFIVFQSEAEMKRHNTLEHGGRMSRAKRNAALQIPTSFRYRSSEQDRRRGRGRTFRRDFAEDQISAAIQASLEYANADSARPSGSSSSAQIMPDPAAETDDIDPIVQPFESLTTAESEQPSRYLQALGQSYRNAPLREAAFPPLMGSCSSNQVPKRESEGMRNTMADHLRRQNNRNVNAARTWNTTGHPTASNTTTSLPSTNTSSAPLGMGSGYTSSSYASLAKGQALGRAAAAAALRVKSGSPSRSSDSRSRIGHSASAPNLAEKEVVETTSNFPPISAAVPKRNQTVSLPKVEDVQAANKSLVEKIRAALDDDQEKYTVFKEISGHYRQGSIDTEMYLDYVRHFGLSHLILDLARLCPDPEKQKELLDTYNSGVRKNGPQENGWGQGSGSSSSSSKKGKGKQADASGSKRNTLAEGIMDTVKDLQSNYKSAEQEVEVLTKDGYRPPRGKSKATLDDEWPVSGQGQSSKPGKQTEDQSAGGGANQSLTDRGGGSKQKKTSKFHRVRLGEGSTASILDLRNSDPDPDPDPADNRSDGNGNSSAALPLHGVWRRGGGHNLF
- the LOC116195715 gene encoding autophagy-related protein 8i-like → MGRPVSFKDEFTFEQRLEESRDIIATYPNRVPVVVEKYERTDLPYLEKKKFLVPRDMSVGQFIHILSGRLRLAPGKALFVFVKNTLPQTASLMESVYESFKDEDGFLYMCYSSEKTFGFQDVRNP